A portion of the Musa acuminata AAA Group cultivar baxijiao chromosome BXJ1-1, Cavendish_Baxijiao_AAA, whole genome shotgun sequence genome contains these proteins:
- the LOC103998865 gene encoding cell number regulator 13, producing the protein MASWEQLGELSTVAQLTGLDAGRLIALIVQAATTARMHRKNCRQFAQHLKLIGNLLEQLKISELKKYPETREPLEQLEDALRRSYILVDSCQNRSYLYLLAMGWNIVYQFRRAQNEIDRYLRLVPLITLVDNARVRERLDSIARDEREYTLDEEDRKVQDAILDRDPSTNHTTVLEKSLSCSYPNMPFDEALKKERQKLQMELQRSQVTMDIGQCEVIQHLIGVTHNVATTLEEKSTHLKSPKKVELSYSGDNSYKEHTFDENYHEQVTKSTYRTGSPHSSGHDMISHRGLHGHEEWHSDLLGCCSEPSLCFKTFFYPCGTFSQIASVAKNRPVSSAEACNDLMAYSLVLSCCCYTCCVRRKLRNMFNITGGLCDDFLSHLLCCCCALVQEWREVEIRGVKGTWKTQTNPPASQYMEF; encoded by the exons ATGGCGAGTTGGGAGCAACTGGGGGAGCTCTCGACGGTGGCGCAGCTGACGGGCCTCGACGCCGGCCGCCTCATCGCGCTGATCGTGCAGGCGGCGACCACCGCGCGGATGCACAGGAAGAACTGCCGCCAGTTCGCGCAGCACCTGAAGCTGATCGGCAATCTTTTGGAACAGCTTAAGATCTCGGAGCTCAAGAAGTACCCTGAGACGAGGGAGCCCCTGGAGCAGCTCGAGGACGCCCTCCGGCGCTCCTACATTCTCGTGGATAGCTGTCAGAACAGGAGTTATTTGTACCTTCTGGCCATGGGATGGAACATCGTCTACCAGTTCAGAAGGGCTCAGAATGAGATCGATCGATATCTTCGACTCGTTCCGCTCATCACTCTCGTCGACAATGCTCGGGTCAGA GAGAGGCTAGATTCCATTGCAAGGGATGAGCGGGAGTATACTTTGGATGAAGAAGACAGAAAGGTGCAAGATGCTATTTTGGACCGTGATCCATCTACAAACCATACCACAGTTCTCGAGAAGTCACTGTCTTGTTCTTATCCAAACATGCCATTTGATGAGGCCCTTAAGAAAGAAAGACAAAAGCTCCAAATGGAACTCCAAAGATCACAAGTAACCATGGATATTGGTCAGTGTGAGGTGATCCAGCATTTGATTGGAGTGACACACAATGTGGCTACCACTTTAGAAGAAAAAAGTACACATCTCAAAAGTCCAAAGAAAGTTGAGCTAAGTTATTCTGGTGACAATAGTTACAAAGAACATACTTTTGATGAGAACTATCATGAGCAAGTTACAAAATCAACTTATAG AACCGGTTCACCACATTCATCGGGTCATGATATGATTTCACACAGAGGACTTCACGGGCATGAAGAGTGGCATTCAGACTTGCTTGGATGTTGTTCAGAGCCTTCATTAT GTTTCAAAACTTTCTTCTATCCTTGCGGGACATTTTCACAGATTGCTTCTGTAGCGAAAAACAGACCAGTCT CTTCAGCGGAAGCATGTAATGACTTGATGGCATATTCATTAGTATTGTCATGCTGTTGTTACACCTGCTGTGTTAGAAGGAAGCTTCGAAACATGTTCAACATTAcg GGAGGGCTTTGTGATGATTTCTTGTCACATCTACTGTGCTGTTGTTGTGCACTAGTTCAAGAATGGCGCGAGGTGGAGATTCGTGGGGTTAAAG GCACTTGGAAGACACAAACCAATCCACCAGCTTCTCAGTACATGGAATTCTAA
- the LOC135676355 gene encoding probable purine permease 5 isoform X2, with translation MDAGDPSRHTIPVRPPAGAVPAEFNSSLQKRAAEFCNSVLETYKRKSLSFWFLLLLSSATMLVAFTASSLLSRLYYANGGKSKWIISWAAVAGWPITALVLLPPYLFGRISPTPLSLKLFVWYILLGFLSAADNLMFAWAYAYLPASTASLLSSSSLIFSALFGYFIVKNDLNLSSVNAIVIITAGTVIIALDSESDRYPGVTGKQYTLGFIWDILGSALHGLIFALSELVFLKLLGRRSFHVVLEQQVMVSLLAFVFTSIGLVVNNDFQRMRSEASNFKHGEGSYAMVLTWAAITFQLGVLAGTAIVFLASTVLAGVLNAVRVPLTAIAAVVLFHDPMSGFKILSLVITVWGLGSYIVGHSSSKVNS, from the exons ATGGATGCCGGCGATCCCTCACGTCATACGATTCCGGTTCGACCTCCGG CTGGCGCAGTGCCAGCGGAATTCAACTCCTCATTGCAGAAAAGAGCAGCTGAATTCTGTAACTCGGTCCTGGAGACATACAAAAGGAAGTCTCTCTCTTTTTGGTTCTTACTGTTGCTTAGCAGTGCTACTATGCTTGTGGCGTTTACTGCTTCCAGTCTTCTATCTCGTTTGTATTATGCCAATGGTGGCAAGAGCAAATGGATAATCTCCTGGGCAGCAGTTGCAGGGTGGCCGATCACTGCCCTTGTCTTGCTTCCTCCTTATCTCTTCGGCCGCATATCTCCGACTCCTCTCTCGCTTAAGCTCTTCGTTTGGTACATTCTACTGGGTTTTCTCAGTGCTGCCGATAACCTCATGTTTGCATGGGCTTACGCCTATCTTCCAGCCTCCACTGCTTCTCTCCTTTCCTCGTCTTCGCTTATCTTCTCCGCCCTGTTTGGGTATTTCATCGTGAAGAATGATTTGAATCTTTCTTCCGTAAATGCAATCGTCATCATCACCGCCGGCACCGTCATAATAGCATTGGATTCAGAATCAGACCGATACCCGGGAGTCACCGGCAAGCAATACACCCTGGGGTTCATCTGGGACATTCTCGGCTCGGCTCTCCATGGTCTGATCTTTGCATTGTCGGAGCTGGTTTTCTTGAAGCTACTGGGGAGGAGATCCTTCCATGTTGTGCTGGAGCAGCAGGTCATGGTTTCACTCCTCGCCTTCGTGTTCACTTCCATAGGGCTTGTTGTGAACAATGACTTCCAGCGAATGAGATCGGAAGCCAGCAACTTCAAGCACGGGGAGGGCTCGTACGCTATGGTGCTCACTTGGGCTGCCATCACGTTTCAGCTGGGAGTGTTGGCCGGCACCGCGATCGTCTTTCTGGCTTCAACGGTGTTGGCCGGTGTTCTGAATGCGGTGAGGGTGCCACTCACAGCCATTGCTGCAGTTGTTCTGTTCCATGATCCCATGAGTGGCTTCAAGATCCTATCTCTGGTCATCACTGTTTGGGGACTTGGTTCTTACATCGTTGGTCACTCTTCCTCGAAAGTAAATTCCTAG
- the LOC135676355 gene encoding probable purine permease 5 isoform X1 encodes MDAGDPSRHTIPVRPPEAGAVPAEFNSSLQKRAAEFCNSVLETYKRKSLSFWFLLLLSSATMLVAFTASSLLSRLYYANGGKSKWIISWAAVAGWPITALVLLPPYLFGRISPTPLSLKLFVWYILLGFLSAADNLMFAWAYAYLPASTASLLSSSSLIFSALFGYFIVKNDLNLSSVNAIVIITAGTVIIALDSESDRYPGVTGKQYTLGFIWDILGSALHGLIFALSELVFLKLLGRRSFHVVLEQQVMVSLLAFVFTSIGLVVNNDFQRMRSEASNFKHGEGSYAMVLTWAAITFQLGVLAGTAIVFLASTVLAGVLNAVRVPLTAIAAVVLFHDPMSGFKILSLVITVWGLGSYIVGHSSSKVNS; translated from the exons ATGGATGCCGGCGATCCCTCACGTCATACGATTCCGGTTCGACCTCCGG AAGCTGGCGCAGTGCCAGCGGAATTCAACTCCTCATTGCAGAAAAGAGCAGCTGAATTCTGTAACTCGGTCCTGGAGACATACAAAAGGAAGTCTCTCTCTTTTTGGTTCTTACTGTTGCTTAGCAGTGCTACTATGCTTGTGGCGTTTACTGCTTCCAGTCTTCTATCTCGTTTGTATTATGCCAATGGTGGCAAGAGCAAATGGATAATCTCCTGGGCAGCAGTTGCAGGGTGGCCGATCACTGCCCTTGTCTTGCTTCCTCCTTATCTCTTCGGCCGCATATCTCCGACTCCTCTCTCGCTTAAGCTCTTCGTTTGGTACATTCTACTGGGTTTTCTCAGTGCTGCCGATAACCTCATGTTTGCATGGGCTTACGCCTATCTTCCAGCCTCCACTGCTTCTCTCCTTTCCTCGTCTTCGCTTATCTTCTCCGCCCTGTTTGGGTATTTCATCGTGAAGAATGATTTGAATCTTTCTTCCGTAAATGCAATCGTCATCATCACCGCCGGCACCGTCATAATAGCATTGGATTCAGAATCAGACCGATACCCGGGAGTCACCGGCAAGCAATACACCCTGGGGTTCATCTGGGACATTCTCGGCTCGGCTCTCCATGGTCTGATCTTTGCATTGTCGGAGCTGGTTTTCTTGAAGCTACTGGGGAGGAGATCCTTCCATGTTGTGCTGGAGCAGCAGGTCATGGTTTCACTCCTCGCCTTCGTGTTCACTTCCATAGGGCTTGTTGTGAACAATGACTTCCAGCGAATGAGATCGGAAGCCAGCAACTTCAAGCACGGGGAGGGCTCGTACGCTATGGTGCTCACTTGGGCTGCCATCACGTTTCAGCTGGGAGTGTTGGCCGGCACCGCGATCGTCTTTCTGGCTTCAACGGTGTTGGCCGGTGTTCTGAATGCGGTGAGGGTGCCACTCACAGCCATTGCTGCAGTTGTTCTGTTCCATGATCCCATGAGTGGCTTCAAGATCCTATCTCTGGTCATCACTGTTTGGGGACTTGGTTCTTACATCGTTGGTCACTCTTCCTCGAAAGTAAATTCCTAG
- the LOC135676355 gene encoding probable purine permease 5 isoform X4 → MPAIPHVIRFRFDLRKRAAEFCNSVLETYKRKSLSFWFLLLLSSATMLVAFTASSLLSRLYYANGGKSKWIISWAAVAGWPITALVLLPPYLFGRISPTPLSLKLFVWYILLGFLSAADNLMFAWAYAYLPASTASLLSSSSLIFSALFGYFIVKNDLNLSSVNAIVIITAGTVIIALDSESDRYPGVTGKQYTLGFIWDILGSALHGLIFALSELVFLKLLGRRSFHVVLEQQVMVSLLAFVFTSIGLVVNNDFQRMRSEASNFKHGEGSYAMVLTWAAITFQLGVLAGTAIVFLASTVLAGVLNAVRVPLTAIAAVVLFHDPMSGFKILSLVITVWGLGSYIVGHSSSKVNS, encoded by the exons ATGCCGGCGATCCCTCACGTCATACGATTCCGGTTCGACCTCCGG AAAAGAGCAGCTGAATTCTGTAACTCGGTCCTGGAGACATACAAAAGGAAGTCTCTCTCTTTTTGGTTCTTACTGTTGCTTAGCAGTGCTACTATGCTTGTGGCGTTTACTGCTTCCAGTCTTCTATCTCGTTTGTATTATGCCAATGGTGGCAAGAGCAAATGGATAATCTCCTGGGCAGCAGTTGCAGGGTGGCCGATCACTGCCCTTGTCTTGCTTCCTCCTTATCTCTTCGGCCGCATATCTCCGACTCCTCTCTCGCTTAAGCTCTTCGTTTGGTACATTCTACTGGGTTTTCTCAGTGCTGCCGATAACCTCATGTTTGCATGGGCTTACGCCTATCTTCCAGCCTCCACTGCTTCTCTCCTTTCCTCGTCTTCGCTTATCTTCTCCGCCCTGTTTGGGTATTTCATCGTGAAGAATGATTTGAATCTTTCTTCCGTAAATGCAATCGTCATCATCACCGCCGGCACCGTCATAATAGCATTGGATTCAGAATCAGACCGATACCCGGGAGTCACCGGCAAGCAATACACCCTGGGGTTCATCTGGGACATTCTCGGCTCGGCTCTCCATGGTCTGATCTTTGCATTGTCGGAGCTGGTTTTCTTGAAGCTACTGGGGAGGAGATCCTTCCATGTTGTGCTGGAGCAGCAGGTCATGGTTTCACTCCTCGCCTTCGTGTTCACTTCCATAGGGCTTGTTGTGAACAATGACTTCCAGCGAATGAGATCGGAAGCCAGCAACTTCAAGCACGGGGAGGGCTCGTACGCTATGGTGCTCACTTGGGCTGCCATCACGTTTCAGCTGGGAGTGTTGGCCGGCACCGCGATCGTCTTTCTGGCTTCAACGGTGTTGGCCGGTGTTCTGAATGCGGTGAGGGTGCCACTCACAGCCATTGCTGCAGTTGTTCTGTTCCATGATCCCATGAGTGGCTTCAAGATCCTATCTCTGGTCATCACTGTTTGGGGACTTGGTTCTTACATCGTTGGTCACTCTTCCTCGAAAGTAAATTCCTAG
- the LOC135676355 gene encoding probable purine permease 5 isoform X3 translates to MDAGDPSRHTIPVRPPVPAEFNSSLQKRAAEFCNSVLETYKRKSLSFWFLLLLSSATMLVAFTASSLLSRLYYANGGKSKWIISWAAVAGWPITALVLLPPYLFGRISPTPLSLKLFVWYILLGFLSAADNLMFAWAYAYLPASTASLLSSSSLIFSALFGYFIVKNDLNLSSVNAIVIITAGTVIIALDSESDRYPGVTGKQYTLGFIWDILGSALHGLIFALSELVFLKLLGRRSFHVVLEQQVMVSLLAFVFTSIGLVVNNDFQRMRSEASNFKHGEGSYAMVLTWAAITFQLGVLAGTAIVFLASTVLAGVLNAVRVPLTAIAAVVLFHDPMSGFKILSLVITVWGLGSYIVGHSSSKVNS, encoded by the exons ATGGATGCCGGCGATCCCTCACGTCATACGATTCCGGTTCGACCTCCGG TGCCAGCGGAATTCAACTCCTCATTGCAGAAAAGAGCAGCTGAATTCTGTAACTCGGTCCTGGAGACATACAAAAGGAAGTCTCTCTCTTTTTGGTTCTTACTGTTGCTTAGCAGTGCTACTATGCTTGTGGCGTTTACTGCTTCCAGTCTTCTATCTCGTTTGTATTATGCCAATGGTGGCAAGAGCAAATGGATAATCTCCTGGGCAGCAGTTGCAGGGTGGCCGATCACTGCCCTTGTCTTGCTTCCTCCTTATCTCTTCGGCCGCATATCTCCGACTCCTCTCTCGCTTAAGCTCTTCGTTTGGTACATTCTACTGGGTTTTCTCAGTGCTGCCGATAACCTCATGTTTGCATGGGCTTACGCCTATCTTCCAGCCTCCACTGCTTCTCTCCTTTCCTCGTCTTCGCTTATCTTCTCCGCCCTGTTTGGGTATTTCATCGTGAAGAATGATTTGAATCTTTCTTCCGTAAATGCAATCGTCATCATCACCGCCGGCACCGTCATAATAGCATTGGATTCAGAATCAGACCGATACCCGGGAGTCACCGGCAAGCAATACACCCTGGGGTTCATCTGGGACATTCTCGGCTCGGCTCTCCATGGTCTGATCTTTGCATTGTCGGAGCTGGTTTTCTTGAAGCTACTGGGGAGGAGATCCTTCCATGTTGTGCTGGAGCAGCAGGTCATGGTTTCACTCCTCGCCTTCGTGTTCACTTCCATAGGGCTTGTTGTGAACAATGACTTCCAGCGAATGAGATCGGAAGCCAGCAACTTCAAGCACGGGGAGGGCTCGTACGCTATGGTGCTCACTTGGGCTGCCATCACGTTTCAGCTGGGAGTGTTGGCCGGCACCGCGATCGTCTTTCTGGCTTCAACGGTGTTGGCCGGTGTTCTGAATGCGGTGAGGGTGCCACTCACAGCCATTGCTGCAGTTGTTCTGTTCCATGATCCCATGAGTGGCTTCAAGATCCTATCTCTGGTCATCACTGTTTGGGGACTTGGTTCTTACATCGTTGGTCACTCTTCCTCGAAAGTAAATTCCTAG